TTTCTCTAATCCTTTATCCATACTGACCAATCAGAGggatttttctaaaaatctgaTCATATAGCTCCTTAGTTTCAACCTCTTCATAGTTCCCTACTGTCTTGACTAGAGCAGTGGTCTCCCAAGGTGAGGTATGCAAGATCATCCATAGGGTAAGGGGATTTATTAGAATTGTATATTTATGTTTTgtcttaaaaaatatgaaattaagcATTACTGATACCGATCTCTAATATATAGACCGACAATGATATATGTACgtagtatatattaaaaaaaatacatacattggAGGTAGGTATTAGAACTTTTGTACTAATAAGATATATAGCCCCCAAACTGGAgacactggcctggagaatagtcAAACCTCCTTGGCATAGCATTCAGTGCCTTCAACAGGGTGATCTCTATGCTTTCTCTTCTTCCccacattcattttatttctccagCTACTCTGAATGACTTACAGTTCCCTCACTTAGCTCTAGCCTCTTACTTCTGGGATTTTGTTAATGATGCTTCCTTCTGAGTGGAATGCCTTCCCTCATCACTTACTCTGACTTACCTCTTTTCATCTTCTAGATGTAATCAGGcatctttcattcattctttcaacacatagttattgagtacctactgtgtgctagaTACTGCTCCAGGTGCTGGGGATTCAGTACtaaacaaaacagacacaaaatCTCTATCCTTCTGGAGCTTACATACTAGTAGGAGATAATAAAAAAGGAACACTTAAAAATAAGTGCAAATCAAATAGCATGGTAATTCTAAGCATTTATGAGGAAAAATATAGCAGGAGAAAGGGGATAGAAAGTGCTGGGGGTGGGTACAGGGGCTAGCTTGGAGAGGAAGGTTGCAGCCTTAAATAGAGTGCTATGGATAGAGACCACCAACATGACACTTGAGCAAAGATAAAAAGGAAGTGAAGGAGTCAGCTGGGAAGAAATCTAAGAGAAGAGCATCCCAGGCAGAAAGAACAGCCTAAAACAGGTAAGCCCCTAACACAGCAGTATTCCTCTTGTATTTGAATAACAATAAGTAGGTGAGTATGGATGGAATGGTGTAaataagagggaaagagagagaaaactgaggAGGAGCAATATGGACCAGACGGTGTAAGGTATGGCAGGCCACTGGAAGGGGTATGGCTttaactgtgaaagtgaaagaaaagtgaagtcgcttagtcatgtccaactctttccgaacccatggactgtagcctaccacgctcctccgtccatgggatttttccaggcaagagtactggagcaggttgccatttccttctccagaggatcttcctgatcctcaaacccgggtctcccacattgtaggcagacgctttactgtctgagccaccagggaactctgaaATAGAAAGCCTTCTGAAGGATTTAAGCAGATGAGTAACATATCTGAATCTGATTCAGGTTTCAAGAGTTTCTCTGACTTCTATGTTGAGAATAGACTGAAAGAGTGGGAGCAGGGAGATCCATTAGGGGGCTACTGTGATATTCCAGGTTAAGAAATAATGGTGACAAAAGAAGGGATTAAAATTTCCAAGCCATTGGATGTCAcatagcaaagaatctgctttttaataaaaaatcttcagaattaaaaaatgaaaaacaaataatggTGGCTCAGACCTGAGGATAGCATTGGTGGTAAGAAGTGGTCAGATTTTGAAGGTAGAACCAATGGTTTTTGCTAATAGACTGGATGTGTcataggagagaaagagaaaaataaaggatagcTCACATATTTTTGTACTGAGCAACTGGCATTGCCATCAACTGAGACGGTTAACGCTGAAAGTAAGGTAGACTTGGTGGAGGGTAGGGAGATCAATAGCTCAGTTGTGCTCATGTTAAGTTACAGATGCCTATTAGATATCCAGGTGAAGACACAGAAAGGCAATTGGATATATAAGTCTATAATTCAGGAAAGAGCTTTGGGCTAGATATGAAAATTTCAGAATCACCAGCATATACATGGTGTTTAAAGCCATGAAACTAGATGAGATCACACAGGGAATAAGCATGAAAAAAGAGCCAGGGACAGAGCcctgggacacaactgaggtacTTCTGACAGAGAGGTCAGGTTCTGTCCTCTGGGCTCCCCACTCCCTCTAGGAAAAACCCCTGCCCCAGGCTCCCCGGTCACAATACTGATGACACTGTGTGTTTACTGTCAGTGTCATCTTCCTCACCAGGCTGAGTTTCCAAGTAGATGGATTCACTTCTTGAGTTAACACCATGTCATGTACTTAGGAAGTGGTTCAGGCCAGGCCAGTACAGCTTCAAATTATGCCACAtgagtgcttctcaaacttttatACATCACAACACCCATACACAAATGGTAATATTCACATCACACAGAGGAGCAAACTAATGAGGCTATTTCTAGTTCTGAGATATCTCAAAGGGTTGAGGGGATCAGTATCTTGGCACATCTGTAATGTGGCACAGGAATTAAGACATACTCTAACCAATtatttccctcccttcccctcatcaCCTTCAGAGAAGCTGCTAGAAGCCTGGACTGAGGTGGGACTCCCCCTCCAGGATATATCTATAGCTGCCTGCAATTTCTGCCGCCGTCCTGTACACTTCGAGCTCATGAGTGAGTGGGAACGTTCCTACTTTGGGAACATGGGGCCCCAGTATGTCACCACTTATGCCTAAGAAACCAGCTGCTTTGGATCCCCACTCCACCTGCACTTCACTTGAAGCTGGGCTGCCTCCTGTCCTCTGCTTTGTGTGCCTTTAGCTGACTTGAGTCTGAAAATAAAGAGCAAAGTGTAGCATTTGTAGCTCTTTGTTTGACAGAGAACAGATAATTGCATTACACCTGTCTCCCTCACACAAGTGGCAGAGCCATGAGGAAACCATCGATCACCTGTTGATCTGACCGTCCCATTTTACTGAGAGGGAAACAGattcagagagagggagaggccaAAAACTACAGTGAGTTGCACAGAGCCAGGACACTTGGAAGATTTATATTAAATGGTTCTTTCCCCATGGTTTCACCAAAAATCCAGGGATTGACTCTTCATTTGTAGACCTGAAAACTTTGGCCCCAGGTAGTCCCTGAAGCAAGGAGATGGAATCAGCCTAAATCAATCTGCCTGGAGGAAAGGAGTGGTTCCCCAAAACTTGAAGGTATTTTCCAACAGAGAGAATGGATATTCTCAATCCATTATCCTCTTTCCTCCCCACAGTACCTTATAGAAGAGTACTTATCAGTTCTATTTCCCAAGGTGGGAAAGAGGCTTGGCTATAGCAAGCAACTTGTTCAAAGCAAGGCTCCCAACCTCTCTAGGTCATAACACACTGAAAACATGCCCATGGAACACTTGGGTGAATTAATATTTCCTGCCAAGGAGGCAATATTTCCTAATACTTGTACAATTAATTCCTGGTCCTGTCTGGCAACTCTAGGTTTGAGGGATCCATTTCTTTCCACCCTTTAACACATCTGTGGCAGCTGTGAGACACATCAGTTGGGAAACACTGGTTTAAAGCTACacagcctggggcttccctgatgactcatgactgtaaagaatccacctgtcaatgcaggagatccaacttcaatcactgggtcaggaagatcccctggagaagggaacagcaacctactacagtattctgcttggagaatcccatggacagaagagcctagcaggctacactccatggggtcacaaaaagtcggacatgactgagtgattaacactttcatacAGCCCACCTGAGCTTTCTGTCCCACCATACCCATCTCCCTTGATGACCCAACCTCAGCAGTACAGGAAACCCCAACTAAACAGAGAACCTTTATGGTGAGCACCACTCTTCCTTCATCACTTCTCCTTAGGAGTTCAAACCCGGGACTGAGATAACATCTCTAACTCAACTTTATGGGGCACATCCAAAATGTCCATATGACATGGTGCACTACAACAAAGACATGGACTTTATTTAGGCACAGATACATTTTCTGGCAAGGTAAGAAGAGGTTTAAAATTACAACTTCCTGGGGCAACTGCTTCCGGTGTACTTCTGAGAGGAAGGTGGGAAGTGGGCTGGGGGACTGGGTCACAAGCATTAAGCACAAGAAGCTCACCAATGAGGAGGAACtaagcaggaagaaaagagaaaaaaggaggctttggaggaagaagaaaaagaggaaaggggaagGATCCTTgaggaaggtggaagaggaggaggagaaagaggaggaagaaaggaggtcTTGAGGAAGGAGGAGGCAGCTTAGGAGGAAGTTGGCCTCAGACCATACAAGGTAGACTATGTCAGACATCTCTAGGCCTGCGTTGGTTCAGCTGGGCCTGCTCCAGAGGAAGAAATTGCAGCGGGAAGAGGGGTCAGTGGGAGGACCCTGGGGCCTGGCACACATGTAGAAGTGGCGGCCCAGGTTGGGTCCTGGCTTCTTTACAGTTCGCATTACACATGGCTCCCTGTGTCCCCCACAGAGGGGCATCGGCGAGGGTCCTCCCAGCAGAGACTTCCAGAATGAGGTCCGTATCTCCTTTTCATCCTTGGCCTCTGAAGCCTTGGCCTGCCCCTCCACCACATTGGCCATCATGTCCTCTTCTGAGGTCTTTGGGGTCTTCAGGGTGCCCAGGCTAGGAAGATCCAAGTTAGAAGTTTGGGGGCGACTGGAGGATGGCTGGAAGTAGCTCATCAGGTTTTTTTGGCCTCTACTAGAGACAGTTTTACTTGACCGGGATCTAGTTGAGCGCACACGGGCTTTGTTTTGGCGCATGTATACCTGTGTTTGATTGCTGGGCTGTAGTGCTGATTGCTTGAACACAGGATCTTGTTTGAGGTGAACCAAGAATCGTAGGATCTTGAGTTGGGTACCTGCAAACTCAGGGAGGAAGCAGGTGCACAGAGGTGGGCACTGTTTTGCTGGCACAGAGGACACACTTAAGACTGCACCCACAGGGCAGTGATCAGAGCCCATCACCTCAGGCAGCAAGAAGGAGTCCTGAAAGGTGTCTATGACCAGGGTCCTATCCCCCAACACGTAGTCAAGCCGGGAGCCATAGTTCAAATGGCGGGCACCACTGACTGTCGACCAACAGGTGAAGGCCCCCTTCTGCTTTGGGTGGAAGCAGCGGTAGCTATCGATGAAGGGTCCCATGTGGGAGCCACTCTCGCACCCCAGGTTACTGAGCAAACCATCCATCCACTTGCGCCCTGGGTCCTCTTCAAAGCATTCCTGGGGAAAAGGGAAGACAAAGAAAGAGGCAGAATTAGATGCCTAGAACTGTAAGGGACTAACTgcttcattttacagacaagaaaatgtGGCTGTTCCAAAGAAGAATGCTCAAGGTCGTACAGTCTGGAACTGGTAGAGCTGGGATTCACTTTGCATCCTTACTGATTTAAAAGCTCATGCTTCTTTTTACTTCTGCATCAAGCTACATCTACTTTGCACTGGGCCATAAATCCTGGGCCTGAAAGCTTCCTGTTGGTTAATCAAAGCAATTCTCAGAATTGCTCACCAAGGGAATGGAAAATAAGATGTGTAGAATGGTTACCTCCAGGAAGTTGGGCCACAATTAGGAGTTAAGACTGTTGCCTTTTCATGTAAACCCTTTAGTACTATTTTGGTATTTGTTTTGGTATTTGAGGGGCTCAAAGGATTCACAACTGAATACTTCCTTTGGCACTGATTCCTAATTCATCATCCACCCAATCCACTTACTCATCCATTCAATGCAACAAATGTTCAAAGAACACTGACTATGTGCCAGGTGTGATATGAATGACAAAGTGGGACCCTGATCTAATCTTGGGGACCAACAAGGCTTTCTTTTAGCAAATGATCTGGAGCTGAGAAGTGAAGATTGAGCAAGAATAACCCAAGCAGAAGGTGTTACAAATTGAGAGAACAACTTATGCAATGCGCCTGTGGAGGGAGGGAACAGTGTACCCAGAAGACTGGAGGGGCAATGAGACTGTGGACCAGAGTACCAATAGGAGATAACTGTCATAGTCCACATAAGCAAGATATGATGGTTACTTAGACTAGGGTGGTGCCAGAGGagacaaaatgaaattaagagattTGGAGCTAGAATTGACAGTACTCACTGGCCAACTGAATGGGAAAAGGGAGGGTAGAGAAGGACAATACTAACACGATTCCCTGGCTTCTGGTTGGAGCAACCAAGAGGATGGACAGTACCATTTAGGGAGGATGAGACTAGAATAGCTGGTCTTGCGGGAAGTGGACATATTCTGCTATTTTGGAAAGATTGTGTTTGTCATGTCATCTGgtattattcttttttgttgggaaaaaaagaacacataaaGTGCACTCAAGAGATCTAGGATATTTCTGAACTAAGAAGAGAACACATAAAGGTGTATGACACTATCACAGGAAGCAGGAAGAACAGATTAAGTAAATACCCGATGAGGAATAAGGTAGGGAGGACTGATGGCTTTCAGTTTGCAGTGTATACTTCCTTCCCCACCATGACCATCACCAGTCTCTATCTCAGTTCTCCTCATTTTCCCCATTGGGAGACACATCTATGTCCTGTGGGTCTTCTGCAAACCAATCAAGGAATCTTCCTACAGCCTCTTCTTTGAGGCAAGCAATGATGAGAACTGACTTGAAGATTCTAGCACAGTGGTTCTCCAGACTGAATATACAATAAAATCAGCCTGGGAGTTTTTAAAACATACTGCTACCCTGGCTTCACATCCAATAGATTCTGACTTAATTGGTCTAGGGTTACATCAAGGTATTGATATTTTTGTAAAGCTACTTATTTTAATGTGCTTTCAGAGGTTGAGAATCATTGGCCTAGAGGGACTCAGAGATGAGGGGTtgatacaagaaaagaaaacagaagggagGGGATGCCCACCAATTCAGAGGACAGTAAGAAAAGCCAAAATGAGAATAACTTGTGCAATGGGCAGAGAGTAGAAAACCTAGGTGGAGTGGATGGAGTGTGAAGGGGTGCTGAGGACGGGAATAAAAGACTGAGCACAGACAAGGAAGAGCCTTGAATGCCAGGCCTGGGTGCTTGCTCTGCATGTCTGCAAGGTAACTGGGAGGTATTAAAGATTTGTGAGCAGGAAACATACTATATTAGGGAAATGATCCAGATAATGTGGAGTTTGAGGCCCTCAAAATCTGACTGGAACTCTCCAGCCCCGTCCTCTGCTACTCACCTTCCTTCCCTGTCATCCCCTAATAAGAAGGGGACTTGTAGTTCCAAATGCACACCAGCCAAATTCTCACCTTGCAGTCTTTGTTCATCATGCCAGAATGATTTGCTCTCCACTCCACCCCCAAGTTCTTTTCTACTCATCTTTTAAGACTCAGCCATTTTAAGATATCTCCCCTGAAGTCCAGACACTATTCTATAATTGACTCGTCATGTGTCCATAGCCAACCACCATGCTGAGAGCTCTGGGGGACCAACAGTCAGAACTGACTGATAAATGAGTCCACAGCATAATCCTCAATGCTTTGAGAACAGAATTTCAAACTAAGCTCTGCTTTTCCACGAAGGATATTTGCCactgggccaaaaaaaaaaacagcactgaTTGGCTGAACAGAATCAGTCAGGAGTGAGATCAAAGGCCTAACGGGAACCTTACCATGTTGACTGCATCCCAGTGATCAATGGGGCGGTGGGCTGTATTCAGATCACCCATAATGATAACATGgctgaaaaacataaaatgaatgtCAAGAAAAGGAAGCAGCAGTCCTGGCCCATCTACTGTCTCCTGGGCCCAAGATCTGCCACCTGCCACATAGACGTGAAGATGGGATCCAACAGCAACTCATAGTAGTCCACCTCTCCAATTTCACTATAACCTTGATGCCTTTTACAAATGACCAACCCAATTCTGATCTCCAAAGgtaaaactgtttcttttttgaCAGGATTGTCTCACTGATCTCTACCAAATGGCATCTTTCAGATCCTTCAAAGATGAGCTCAGGTACCATTCCCTCTAGGAAGCATCTCTTGATTATTCCAACCCAACCTCACTTTCCTATCCTTCTCTGGGACAAGACTTTTCATTTGTTCTAAGTATGTTACCTTCCTCTTATTTCACCCTTAAAACTTTACTGAGGTAGGGATTCAtatagggcttctctgatagcacagctggtaaataatccacctgcaatgcaggagaccccggttcgattcctgggtcaagaagatccactggagaagggataggctacccactccagtactcttgggcttccctggtggctcaggtggtaaagaatctaactgcagtgcgggagacctgggttcgatccctgggttgggaagatcccctagagaagggaacagccacccactccagtattctgacctggagaattccatggactgtatagcccatatAGCAGCAAAGAGaacgacatgactgagtgactttcactttcagggtttcatatacttattttacaaaagagaaaacagaggcaggACTAGCTTTTGGGCTCATAGTGAGTAAAAGGAGAAGCCAAGGTATGTGACCAGAGGTATTTGAGTACAAAACTCGTATCTGTATCACTTTACTTGGTCCTCACAAGCTCTTAAACAGAAGAGCCTATTCCCCTGGGCATGCTGTTGTCTACAACTAGGCTGTGAATGAATTCAAAATacaaagatcccacatccctcccAATGGGTCCTGACACAGGACTGGGCACCCAGGACAAGCTCAAGGAATCCTTGCTGCACAGGCTTACGGTACCTGCCAGCTGCCAGGAGAGCTTCTGCTCGGATCTGCAGCAAGCGATAGAAGCGCATCTTAAAGGTGAGTCGCTCAGGCTTCCCAGGGTCCGCATGGGGGCAGTAAACGTTGATTAGGGTCAAGgtcttctccttcccttcccatgTGCTGGGAAGAAGAGAACCAGCCCATCAAAAAGGGATCACTTGCAAGccacccttccccttccccttcccacaCCATGTGACTTCCACTCAAGGTTGTCTATGGGATGAAAGTAAAGGAAAGGCATAGAGGACCATGAATGAGCTGGCATACACAGGACTTGAGGATTGACTATACCTATGATGACACACAGGTAAACCAAGTAACGGTGCTGCCATTCACAATGATAGGCCACAGAAGGGGCAGGTTCAAGGCTGACTAACTTGCTTTTGAGGCACCTGTGGTAATAAATGTTAGGCCTCCCAACcaggctccctcccacctcagccCCAAGCAGAGACAGAGAACTCAAAACGCAGAGAAGAATAAAATTTGTTCAGGGTCACAAACTAGGTAGCTTAGCCAGGACTAAAGTCCAGGAATGGCAAGTTTAGGAAGTTTTCCAATGGTGGATGCATGTTTATAAGGCAAGCCTTAGAACCACCACATTCACAGAGCTGAACTAGCAATGATGGGTGACAGGGGGATGTGGACTATTACCAGATTTTGTGTTGTGTGAGGAGGGCCCGGCCCTCACTATCCAGAGCTCGAAGCTCCTCTTGGGTGAAGTCATCCAGGTTTCCATAGCAACCCACATCCCCATTCTGAGTGGAAAGCAGGCCACTCAGGCCTTCTTCAGCAGCCACTGGGGTAGCACTGTCCTTACAGAAAGTGGCTACACCTGGAGACAGAGAGGGTACTGGAGACTGAGCAGGCCTGGCAGTCAACAGCCTGTTGCACAGCCTATTGCCCCTGCACAGGTCACATGCTCAGCTTCATCAAGCATAGCTCTCTTGATGACTCAAGGGCCATGGATACTTGGGGCAAGTCTACTCAAACCCTGGGTCTCAGTTCCTTCATCTTGAAAAGATACAGATTAATAACAGCTaatattctaagtgctttacatgttaGCTGCTCAGaaaatgctattattattatcatatgaACTAATAAGTTCAGTTCATGCAACAGCCCTAAGAAGTACACATTATCCCCCTTTTCAAAGTGAGGAACTTTGAGCATAAAAAAGTTAAATAGCTAGCCAGAGGGTACACAGCTAGAAGTGAgctaggattcaaactcaggcagtCAGGCTCCAGAGCTCACATAACTAACCACCACTTTTGTGCTTTTGCAATCCAATATTATACAAAAAAATTTCCTTCATATAATCTTATGTGGCTTTATCTCTGTAGATAAAAAGCCTAATTTCTTACTGCCTTCTCATTAAATATTGAAAAcccttttccacctgccctcaTCACTTTAAAGTCCCCAGAAAGACCCATTTACCCGAATAGCCACTGCGGTTGCGGCTGAAGCTGAAATAGGAGTTGTAGCCCTCAATGATAGCCAAGGGCTCTGTCAGCACATCCCCTGGGGGAAAAAATATGTAAGATTACATCAGAGATAAAACTAGAAAGGCCTGGAATTATAGCTGTAGGCTAATTTCTTGCACACATCAGAGCCAGGGTGGGAAGGGAAAATTATCTATGATTAGAGAAGTTAGAAAGGTGGGGACGATAGAGGAAACTGATACCAGAATTACAAGAAAGGGGAAGACTACCTAATGGGAGGTGAAGAATTAGGTGGGAAAAGGCTAGGTGACTGGAGGAAGTTGGGGGTAAGAAATGGTTATATGGGAGAGAAGACTGGGAATCTGAGCAGGAGGTAGGAGAGAGAGGGAATTGGAAGATTTGAACAGAGGATGCAGGGAAAGTAGGTAACTGGTCTTAAAGGTGGTTGGGTGGGAGCGGGAAGGAATCAGGGGATTGAGCTGTGGGGCAGGGGGGGTGGAGGCGTTGTGTGTGCAGGGAATTACCAGAGTCTAAGCTTGGGGGTGGACATGAAGTAGGAATGAGAggctctctggagaaggaaatggcaacccactcaagtattctagtctggagaatcccttggacagaggagcctggggctatagtccatggggttgcagagagtcagacatgacttagcaaccgggCACTCAGCTGGGGAGGAGACAGGGGGTAGAGATAAGGGGATCTGGTGACTTTAGATAGAGgtttaaaaaggaggaaattagGGAGTCTAAACTGGGGACAAAGATGGGGTGGGAATTAAAGGATATGGACTGCGGGCAGAAAAGGGAAATTGGGGGAATCTGACTTGGGAGTGGGAGATGGAAAGTGTGTAGGGGAAGGAAATTCGGGGGACTTAGCTGGGGTAGGAGAATGAGTAGGAATTGGGATGTGAAACAAGATGGAAATTGCAAAGGGGAGAGAATTGTGATTTCGCCGAGGCCGGGAGATTATGTGGGAATTAGGAGATCTAGCTAGAGCGTGAAACAGAGAGGGGAGATTGGGATTCCGAATTGGCTCTAAGGGGAGGATCCTAAGAATAGAGAAATGGGAAAGTGAAGTATATGGAGCAGCGGGAAAAAGTTAGCAGAAAGGGGAAAGTATGGTAGGCGGTCCTAAATTCTTGAGTGCTCACTGGTTACTTTGGTCTCCTGAAGACAGACGATGTCTGCATCCAGCTTGTCCAAAATGCGCCCCATGGCCATGGCGCTGCAGCTGCTGGGCTCCTCGTATTTCACCCCTTGCAAGGGGCTCCGGATCCCATTGATGTTCCAGCTCACCAAGCGCAACATGTCGACAACTAATTACAATGTCTTTAAGCCCGCGCCCAACACAGGCGCTAGGGGAACCACAGGAAACTTTCAAGTCCAGCACGCCTGGGCCtcccgcgcgcgcgcgcgcgcgcatttGCGCAGGCTTTCTAGTGAGTGCCACCCTAAA
This portion of the Capra hircus breed San Clemente chromosome X unlocalized genomic scaffold, ASM170441v1, whole genome shotgun sequence genome encodes:
- the APEX2 gene encoding DNA-(apurinic or apyrimidinic site) lyase 2 isoform X3, coding for MRFYRLLQIRAEALLAAGSHVIIMGDLNTAHRPIDHWDAVNMECFEEDPGRKWMDGLLSNLGCESGSHMGPFIDSYRCFHPKQKGAFTCWSTVSGARHLNYGSRLDYVLGDRTLVIDTFQDSFLLPEVMGSDHCPVGAVLSVSSVPAKQCPPLCTCFLPEFAGTQLKILRFLVHLKQDPVFKQSALQPSNQTQVYMRQNKARVRSTRSRSSKTVSSRGQKNLMSYFQPSSSRPQTSNLDLPSLGTLKTPKTSEEDMMANVVEGQAKASEAKDEKEIRTSFWKSLLGGPSPMPLCGGHREPCVMRTVKKPGPNLGRHFYMCARPQGPPTDPSSRCNFFLWSRPS
- the APEX2 gene encoding DNA-(apurinic or apyrimidinic site) lyase 2 isoform X2, with product MLRLVSWNINGIRSPLQGVKYEEPSSCSAMAMGRILDKLDADIVCLQETKVTRDVLTEPLAIIEGYNSYFSFSRNRSGYSGVATFCKDSATPVAAEEGLSGLLSTQNGDVGCYGNLDDFTQEELRALDSEGRALLTQHKICTWEGKEKTLTLINVYCPHADPGKPERLTFKMRFYRLLQIRAEALLAAGSHVIIMGDLNTAHRPIDHWDAVNMECFEEDPGRKWMDGLLSNLGCESGSHMGPFIDSYRCFHPKQKGAFTCWSTVSGARHLNYGSRLDYVLGDRTLVIDTFQDSFLLPEVMGSDHCPVGAVLSVSSVPAKQCPPLCTCFLPEFAGTQLKILRFLVHLKQDPVFKQSALQPSNQTQVYMRQNKARVRSTRSRSSKTVSSRGQKNLMSYFQPSSSRPQTSNLDLPSLGTLKTPKTSEEDMMANVVEGQAKASEAKDEKEIRTSFWKSLLGGPSPMPLCGGHREPCVMRTVKKPGPNLGRHFYMCARPQGPPTDPSSRCNFFLWSRPS
- the APEX2 gene encoding DNA-(apurinic or apyrimidinic site) lyase 2 isoform X1; its protein translation is MRARARAGGPGVLDLKVSCGSPSACVGRGLKDIVISCRHVALGELEHQWDPEPLARGEIRGAQQLQRHGHGAHFGQAGCRHRLSSGDQRDVLTEPLAIIEGYNSYFSFSRNRSGYSGVATFCKDSATPVAAEEGLSGLLSTQNGDVGCYGNLDDFTQEELRALDSEGRALLTQHKICTWEGKEKTLTLINVYCPHADPGKPERLTFKMRFYRLLQIRAEALLAAGSHVIIMGDLNTAHRPIDHWDAVNMECFEEDPGRKWMDGLLSNLGCESGSHMGPFIDSYRCFHPKQKGAFTCWSTVSGARHLNYGSRLDYVLGDRTLVIDTFQDSFLLPEVMGSDHCPVGAVLSVSSVPAKQCPPLCTCFLPEFAGTQLKILRFLVHLKQDPVFKQSALQPSNQTQVYMRQNKARVRSTRSRSSKTVSSRGQKNLMSYFQPSSSRPQTSNLDLPSLGTLKTPKTSEEDMMANVVEGQAKASEAKDEKEIRTSFWKSLLGGPSPMPLCGGHREPCVMRTVKKPGPNLGRHFYMCARPQGPPTDPSSRCNFFLWSRPS